The following coding sequences lie in one Ctenopharyngodon idella isolate HZGC_01 chromosome 11, HZGC01, whole genome shotgun sequence genomic window:
- the aadacl4 gene encoding arylacetamide deacetylase-like 4 isoform X1, with translation MQHIQTAMCTATAILLIVFAAFFAVFCLLVVVPVYFELRNLNIPPGVANPGKLRGIHCAYVGINIVGQILERLGLCHQINFTRWFRCCIMASKGPVHQGLRIKDLTFSGVPVRVYEPTAASGEKKRGLVYFHGGGWMFGCIDDYDEVCQYISLESDTTVVSVGYRLAPEHRYPAHLDDCEVVTRHFLSIAATDFGVDPHRVAVGGDSAGANLAAALCQRLSKTQDGHLPSPCAQVLIYPALQMADFHLPSYQQNHSVPILFRGRTVFFFLQYLNGNTSVSQQVLEGKHVPAELKLRYKKWLDPDNLPPQFRKGARSPQVIASHDADVYHIIKQGLDPEISPLLAEDDVLRLTPAAFILTCEFDVLRDDGILFQKRLKDVGVDVTWEHLSDGFHGIISFFNQGWLTFQSSRRGMDSIVRYVKTL, from the exons ATGCAGCACATTCAAACAGCCATGTGCACTGCAACCGCAATTCTGCTCATTGTGTTTGCAGCTTTctttgctgttttttgtttgttggtaGTTGTCCCGGTATACTTTGAGCTGAGAAATTTAAATATTCCTCCTGGAGTTGCTAATCCTGGGAAACTACGTGGGATTCATTGTGCGTATGTTGGGATAAACATTGTG GGCCAAATTTTGGAGCGATTGGGGCTGTGTCATCAGATAAATTTTACACGATGGTTCAGATGTTGTATCATGGCCAGCAAAGGGCCAGTGCACCAAGGGCTTCGTATTAAGGACTTGACCTTCAGTGGAGTTCCAGTGAGGGTGTATGAGCCTACAGCTGCCtcaggagagaaaaaaagaggcCTGGTGTACTTTCATGGTGGCGGATGGATGTTTGGCTGCATTG ATGATTACGATGAAGTGTGTCAGTATATATCACTGGAGAGTGACACTACAGTTGTCTCTGTTGG TTACCGTCTGGCCCCCGAGCACAGGTACCCTGCCCACTTGGATGACTGTGAGGTCGTGACTCGCCACTTCCTATCAATAGCGGCAACCGATTTCGGGGTGGACCCACACAGGGTGGCAGTTGGTGGGGACAGTGCAGGGGCGAACCTGGCAGCCGCTCTCTGCCAGAGGCTGTCGAAGACGCAGGATGGTCATCTGCCATCTCCCTGTGCCCAGGTTCTCATCTACCCGGCTCTGCAGATGGCAGATTTCCACCTGCCCTCATACCAGCAGAACCACTCTGTGCCCATATTGTTCAGAGGCCGAACGGTGTTCTTTTTCCTGCAGTACCTCAACGGGAATACGTCTGTGAGCCAGCAGGTTCTGGAAGGCAAGCATGTTCCTGCCGAGCTAAAACTTCGCTATAAGAAATGGCTGGATCCAGATAATCTTCCACCTCAGTTTAGAAAGGGAGCAAGAAGTCCGCAGGTTATTGCAAGCCATGATGCTGACGTCTATCACATCATCAAACAGGGCTTAGATCCAGAGATCTCCCCTTTACTAGCCGAGGACGATGTTCTTCGTCTCACGCCAGCCGCCTTCATCCTGACTTGTGAGTTTGATGTTCTGAGAGATGATGGCATTCTGTTCCAGAAGCGACTGAAGGATGTAGGAGTGGATGTCACGTGGGAGCATCTATCTGATGGCTTCCACGGGATCATCAGCTTCTTCAACCAAGGCTGGTTGACGTTTCAATCATCTCGAAGGGGTATGGACAGCATTGTAAGATATGTGAAGACTCTCTGA
- the dhrs3b gene encoding short-chain dehydrogenase/reductase 3b, with translation MDLKALGCVVLLPIQILYYIVKATVCWVLPSRRRDLTGDVVLITGGGRGIGRHLAKEFAVRGAKKLILWGRTEKCLKEACEEIALMGTECHYFVCDVANREEVYKQAKVVREKVGDVTILVNNAAVVHGKSLLDSDDDALLKSQHINTMGQFWTTKAFLPRMLELQNGHVVCVNSILSLSPIPGAIDYCTSKASSLAFMESLTLGLLDCPGVGCTTVLPFHTNTEMFQGMRVRFPQLFPPLKPEVVAQRTVDAVRTNTAFVYLPWTMHALIILKSMLPQSALEEIHKFSGSYTCMNTFKGRT, from the exons ATGGATCTGAAGGCGCTGGGCTGCGTGGTGCTCCTACCTATTCAGATACTCTACTACATTGTCAAGGCGACCGTATGCTGGGTCTTACCGAGCAGGCGGAGAGATCTGACCGGAGATGTGGTACTTATCACGGGTGGCGGACGGGGCATTGGCCGTCACCTGGCTAAGGAGTTCGCCGTGCGTGGAGCTAAAAAG CTAATCCTGTGGGGCCGGACGGAAAAATGTCTAAAGGAGGCGTGCGAGGAGATCGCCCTCATGGGGACAGAGTGCCATTACTTTGTTTGCGATGTGGCCAACAGAGAAGAAGTTTACAAGCAAGCAAAGGTTGTCAGAGAAAAG GTGGGAGATGTTACCATTCTAGTGAATAATGCTGCAGTGGTGCATGGGAAGAGTTTGCTGGACAGTGATGATGATGCTCTTTTGAAGTCACAGCACATCAATACAATGGGACAGTTTTGG ACCACAAAAGCCTTCCTGCCTCGTATGCTGGAACTGCAAAACGGCCATGTTGTGTGTGTCAACTCCATCCTGTCTCTGTCACCCATCCCTGGTGCTATAGACTACTGCACCTCTAAAGCATCATCACTAGCCTTCATGGAAAGCCTCACTTTGGGGTTGCTGGACTGCCCAGGCGTGGGCTGTACCACTGTCCTCCCATTCCACACCAACACTGAAATGTTTCAGGGCATGAGAGTCAG GTTTCCTCAACTCTTCCCTCCTCTAAAGCCAGAGGTGGTGGCGCAGAGAACAGTGGATGCTGTTAGGACCAATACAGCTTTTGTTTACCTACCCTGGACCATGCATGCACTCATTATCCTCAAAAG TATGCTACCGCAGAGTGCCCTTGAAGAAATCCACAAGTTCTCAGGAAGCTACACCTGCATGAATACTTTCAAGGGACGGACATGA
- the aadacl4 gene encoding arylacetamide deacetylase-like 4 isoform X3, protein MSLQLPQERKKEAWCTFMVADGCLAALVMLYIYRLAPEHRYPAHLDDCEVVTRHFLSIAATDFGVDPHRVAVGGDSAGANLAAALCQRLSKTQDGHLPSPCAQVLIYPALQMADFHLPSYQQNHSVPILFRGRTVFFFLQYLNGNTSVSQQVLEGKHVPAELKLRYKKWLDPDNLPPQFRKGARSPQVIASHDADVYHIIKQGLDPEISPLLAEDDVLRLTPAAFILTCEFDVLRDDGILFQKRLKDVGVDVTWEHLSDGFHGIISFFNQGWLTFQSSRRGMDSIVRYVKTL, encoded by the exons ATGAGCCTACAGCTGCCtcaggagagaaaaaaagaggcCTGGTGTACTTTCATGGTGGCGGATGGATGTTTGGCTGCATTGGTAATGCTGTATAT TTACCGTCTGGCCCCCGAGCACAGGTACCCTGCCCACTTGGATGACTGTGAGGTCGTGACTCGCCACTTCCTATCAATAGCGGCAACCGATTTCGGGGTGGACCCACACAGGGTGGCAGTTGGTGGGGACAGTGCAGGGGCGAACCTGGCAGCCGCTCTCTGCCAGAGGCTGTCGAAGACGCAGGATGGTCATCTGCCATCTCCCTGTGCCCAGGTTCTCATCTACCCGGCTCTGCAGATGGCAGATTTCCACCTGCCCTCATACCAGCAGAACCACTCTGTGCCCATATTGTTCAGAGGCCGAACGGTGTTCTTTTTCCTGCAGTACCTCAACGGGAATACGTCTGTGAGCCAGCAGGTTCTGGAAGGCAAGCATGTTCCTGCCGAGCTAAAACTTCGCTATAAGAAATGGCTGGATCCAGATAATCTTCCACCTCAGTTTAGAAAGGGAGCAAGAAGTCCGCAGGTTATTGCAAGCCATGATGCTGACGTCTATCACATCATCAAACAGGGCTTAGATCCAGAGATCTCCCCTTTACTAGCCGAGGACGATGTTCTTCGTCTCACGCCAGCCGCCTTCATCCTGACTTGTGAGTTTGATGTTCTGAGAGATGATGGCATTCTGTTCCAGAAGCGACTGAAGGATGTAGGAGTGGATGTCACGTGGGAGCATCTATCTGATGGCTTCCACGGGATCATCAGCTTCTTCAACCAAGGCTGGTTGACGTTTCAATCATCTCGAAGGGGTATGGACAGCATTGTAAGATATGTGAAGACTCTCTGA
- the aadacl4 gene encoding arylacetamide deacetylase-like 4 isoform X2: MASKGPVHQGLRIKDLTFSGVPVRVYEPTAASGEKKRGLVYFHGGGWMFGCIDDYDEVCQYISLESDTTVVSVGYRLAPEHRYPAHLDDCEVVTRHFLSIAATDFGVDPHRVAVGGDSAGANLAAALCQRLSKTQDGHLPSPCAQVLIYPALQMADFHLPSYQQNHSVPILFRGRTVFFFLQYLNGNTSVSQQVLEGKHVPAELKLRYKKWLDPDNLPPQFRKGARSPQVIASHDADVYHIIKQGLDPEISPLLAEDDVLRLTPAAFILTCEFDVLRDDGILFQKRLKDVGVDVTWEHLSDGFHGIISFFNQGWLTFQSSRRGMDSIVRYVKTL, encoded by the exons ATGGCCAGCAAAGGGCCAGTGCACCAAGGGCTTCGTATTAAGGACTTGACCTTCAGTGGAGTTCCAGTGAGGGTGTATGAGCCTACAGCTGCCtcaggagagaaaaaaagaggcCTGGTGTACTTTCATGGTGGCGGATGGATGTTTGGCTGCATTG ATGATTACGATGAAGTGTGTCAGTATATATCACTGGAGAGTGACACTACAGTTGTCTCTGTTGG TTACCGTCTGGCCCCCGAGCACAGGTACCCTGCCCACTTGGATGACTGTGAGGTCGTGACTCGCCACTTCCTATCAATAGCGGCAACCGATTTCGGGGTGGACCCACACAGGGTGGCAGTTGGTGGGGACAGTGCAGGGGCGAACCTGGCAGCCGCTCTCTGCCAGAGGCTGTCGAAGACGCAGGATGGTCATCTGCCATCTCCCTGTGCCCAGGTTCTCATCTACCCGGCTCTGCAGATGGCAGATTTCCACCTGCCCTCATACCAGCAGAACCACTCTGTGCCCATATTGTTCAGAGGCCGAACGGTGTTCTTTTTCCTGCAGTACCTCAACGGGAATACGTCTGTGAGCCAGCAGGTTCTGGAAGGCAAGCATGTTCCTGCCGAGCTAAAACTTCGCTATAAGAAATGGCTGGATCCAGATAATCTTCCACCTCAGTTTAGAAAGGGAGCAAGAAGTCCGCAGGTTATTGCAAGCCATGATGCTGACGTCTATCACATCATCAAACAGGGCTTAGATCCAGAGATCTCCCCTTTACTAGCCGAGGACGATGTTCTTCGTCTCACGCCAGCCGCCTTCATCCTGACTTGTGAGTTTGATGTTCTGAGAGATGATGGCATTCTGTTCCAGAAGCGACTGAAGGATGTAGGAGTGGATGTCACGTGGGAGCATCTATCTGATGGCTTCCACGGGATCATCAGCTTCTTCAACCAAGGCTGGTTGACGTTTCAATCATCTCGAAGGGGTATGGACAGCATTGTAAGATATGTGAAGACTCTCTGA